TGATGCTTACTTAATATCTATGACTATTCCTTCAGTAATTTTCTCTTTTGTTGGTGCTGGTATTAGTACTGGATATATTCCAATGTATAGTAAAATTAAAAATGATGAAGGGGAAGAAAATGCACATATATTTACTAGTAACTTAGTTAATATATTACTGGTAATGTGTATTGGCGTTACAATTCTTGGAATGATATTTACTTCAAATCTTGTAAGCATGTTTGCATCTGGATTTGAGGGTGAAACGCTTGATTTGGCAATTAAATTTACTAGAATTAGCTTAATAGGAATCAATATCACAGCGATTCTTTATGTTTTTACTCCTTTTCTACAACTAAACGGAAATTATGCAATTCCAGCATTAATTGGCTTCCCACTAAATTTAATCACTGTTATCTTTATAGTTATCAGCGGAAAAACTAATGTTTTGTTATTAGCGGTTGGTACTTTGATTGCGACAATATCTCAATTAGGCTTGCTTATTCCATTTATTAAAAAGAAAAAATACAAACATTCTTTGTCTTTGAATCTCAAAGATAAACACATAAAGATGATGCTCCTGATTTCTATACCAATAATATTAGGAACTTCAGTTAATGATCTCAATGTTTTAATAGACCGGACGATTGCTTCATCATTAGAAGTCGGAAGCATATCAGCATTAAACTATGCTGGCAAATTAAACGGATTTGTTCGAGGAATATTTGTAGTTTCTATAACAACCGTTTTATACCCAACTATTTCAAAGATGGCAGCTGAAGGGAATATGGTTGGTCTTAAGAAAAATGTCTCACAGTCTATTGTAGGGATTAGTCTTCTAGTAATTCCTGTATCTGTTGGTGCAATGATATTTGCAGAACCGATAGTATCTCTTCTTTTTGGCAGAGGTGCATTTGATGATAATGCAGTCAAAATGACTTCAACTGCTTTGTTCTATTATTCCGTCGGTATGTTATGGACTGGCTTACGAGACGTTCTATCGAAGGCGTTTTATTCGATTCAGGATACAAAAACTCCAGTTATCAATGCAACGATAGGCGTTGTAGTCAATATTATTTTACTTTTGAGCTTGACTCGTTACTTAGGCATAGGTGGTCTTGCTCTTGCAACAAGTTTGTCGTCGCTAGTAACAACGATATTGCTATACATTAGTTTGAGGAAAAAGATAGGCTCTCTAGATACTATGAGTACATTTAAGTCCCTAGTTAAAATAGCGTTTGCATCATTAGGTATGGCTGTGATTTCATTACTGCTTTACAAGAGATTATCTACTTCAATCAGTTCAAGTATGTCTCTGATTAGCGTCATTATCGTTGGGGCCGTCATATATTCTATTTTAATAATTATTTTGAAAATAGATGGTGTTGCTAATATTGTACATAGCTTAAGGAAAAAGATTAAATTACGTTAAAGAAAGTGATTAGGGGCTATCATTTAAATCAAAATTACATAGTTCTAAGGGAGATGCATAAATATTGAGAACTTAACAATCTTGATATTTAGGATGTATCACATCATGAGGAACTAGAGTAATTCTTACATTCCTATATTAGGTGAAATAATTTTTCTCATGTCTCTTAGCGAATTTTATGGTAAGTCGCTATATTAGTCAATTATACTTATCTTTCTCCTTTTCAGCATCCATTGTTGTATGGGTTGTTTTGTGTAGCACAGCTTTTTCATAATAGTTTAATCCGAAAAATAATTGACAACATATACAAGAAGATAATAGAAAGGGATACTACAGCAGCAGCTCATTTGCATAAAATAAACAAGAGAGAATCGCTGCATTTACTATAATAAAAAACCTCATTGATACTCAATGAGGTTGATTAATATTAATGGTGACCTGTACGGGATTCGAACCCGTGAATGCATGCGTGAAAGGCATGTGTGTTGACCGCTTCACCAACAGGCCGAAGGTGAAATAATAAAATGGCGCCTGAAGTAGGACTCGAACCTACGACCCACTGGTTAACAGCCAGTTGCTCTGCCGACTGAGCTATTCAGGCAATTGCTAGTTAATTATAACCCAAAAAAAGATATTCGTAAAGCATATATTTACTTATATTCATAGAAGTAAATATTAAGTTGAGCAGATGTCATTTTAACGATGTTATTTATAAGTTGTAATAATGAAGATATCGCAACGATTGTCGC
This DNA window, taken from Erysipelothrix larvae, encodes the following:
- the murJ gene encoding murein biosynthesis integral membrane protein MurJ, whose amino-acid sequence is MKKTAILIMCLTMLSKVFGFGRDMVLSFYYGATSVSDAYLISMTIPSVIFSFVGAGISTGYIPMYSKIKNDEGEENAHIFTSNLVNILLVMCIGVTILGMIFTSNLVSMFASGFEGETLDLAIKFTRISLIGINITAILYVFTPFLQLNGNYAIPALIGFPLNLITVIFIVISGKTNVLLLAVGTLIATISQLGLLIPFIKKKKYKHSLSLNLKDKHIKMMLLISIPIILGTSVNDLNVLIDRTIASSLEVGSISALNYAGKLNGFVRGIFVVSITTVLYPTISKMAAEGNMVGLKKNVSQSIVGISLLVIPVSVGAMIFAEPIVSLLFGRGAFDDNAVKMTSTALFYYSVGMLWTGLRDVLSKAFYSIQDTKTPVINATIGVVVNIILLLSLTRYLGIGGLALATSLSSLVTTILLYISLRKKIGSLDTMSTFKSLVKIAFASLGMAVISLLLYKRLSTSISSSMSLISVIIVGAVIYSILIIILKIDGVANIVHSLRKKIKLR